A stretch of Hoplias malabaricus isolate fHopMal1 chromosome 10, fHopMal1.hap1, whole genome shotgun sequence DNA encodes these proteins:
- the si:dkey-29b11.3 gene encoding actin-binding Rho-activating protein-like, producing the protein METNGAPEPSEGKSDTGEVSVKGLTQSWMKWSSDHQEYQKHNPFSNEKAPVVQLQLGQDGYGRPVEGSKTQQRGQDAHSHVSKEVQELCKIIREIGVRQEDGKPVVRFGVLFEYYVSVSNKVVGVLLRARRQGLVHFEGEMLWQGRDDQVLISLVQ; encoded by the coding sequence ATGGAGACCAATGGAGCACCAGAGCCAAGTGAAGGCAAATCAGACACTGGTGAGGTTTCTGTTAAAGGATTAACACAGAGCTGGATGAAATGGTCCAGTGATCATCAGGAGTATCAGAAACACAATCCCTTCAGCAATGAAAAGGCACCGGTTGTGCAGCTACAGCTGGGTCAGGATGGTTATGGGAGGCCTGTGGAAGGctcaaaaacacagcagagaggGCAAGATGCTCACTCACATGTCAGCAAGGAGGTGcaagaactgtgtaaaatcatCCGAGAGATTGGTGTGAGGCAAGAGGATGGCAAGCCAGTTGTGCGCTTCGGAGTGCTGTTTGAATATTATGTGAGCGTCTCTAACAAAGTTGTGGGGGTGCTACTGCGAGCCCGGAGACAGGGGCTGGTTCATTTTGAAGGGGAGATGCTGTGGCAAGGAAGAGATGACCAGGTGCTAATCTCGCTGGTTCAGTAA